From the genome of Candidatus Eremiobacteraceae bacterium, one region includes:
- a CDS encoding zinc metallopeptidase: MFYDPTYFIFIAPALLLGLWAQTRLRGTFARYARVPTSSGVNGQTAAQILMQQEQLKIGVRGTPGVLTDFYNPANKTINLSQTSGQNSIASVAVVAHELGHAVQDQQGYTPMRLRAAIVPGVQIGAWVGPLMFIAGYWLRSPELIWVGIFLFALTAIFAVVTLPVEFNASRRGLAMLQTSGILSAQEIPAAKQVLDAAALTYVAAAAQAVLTLLYYLSLVSGRRR, translated from the coding sequence ATGTTTTACGACCCGACCTACTTCATCTTCATCGCCCCCGCTCTGCTCCTCGGTCTATGGGCGCAGACCCGGCTTCGCGGAACCTTCGCCCGCTACGCGCGCGTCCCGACGAGCAGCGGCGTCAACGGCCAGACGGCGGCGCAGATACTCATGCAGCAGGAGCAGTTGAAGATCGGCGTGCGAGGCACGCCGGGCGTGCTCACCGATTTCTACAACCCGGCGAACAAGACGATCAACCTGTCTCAGACGTCCGGACAGAACTCGATCGCATCGGTCGCCGTCGTCGCGCACGAGCTCGGCCACGCGGTGCAAGACCAGCAAGGCTACACGCCGATGCGGCTACGCGCCGCGATCGTGCCCGGCGTCCAGATAGGGGCGTGGGTCGGACCGCTCATGTTCATCGCCGGCTACTGGCTGCGATCGCCCGAGCTCATCTGGGTCGGCATCTTCCTCTTCGCGCTCACCGCGATCTTCGCGGTCGTGACGCTTCCGGTCGAGTTCAACGCGAGCCGGCGCGGCCTCGCGATGCTGCAGACGAGCGGTATCCTTTCGGCGCAAGAGATCCCCGCCGCCAAGCAAGTCCTCGACGCAGCGGCGCTCACCTACGTCGCTGCCGCCGCTCAGGCGGTCCTGACGCTTCTCTACTACCTCTCGCTCGTGAGCGGCCGCCGGCGCTGA